The sequence CGTCTACCGCCCTAATCGATGTAGTGGACGACATTTTAAGTGCACAAGACGCAGGACAGGGCACGATACTTGTATTGCTGGACTACTCACGTGCATTTGATACAATTAATGTGCCACTCCTTTTAGCCAAATTGCAATATTATGGTCTTAGCCCTGTAAAAGCTGTAAATTGGATTGCTAGTTATTTGAGTAACAGAATTCAAACAGTAGAGTTAAAACATGATGACGGTTCTACCTCTAATTCACAATACAAACCAGTAGTTAGAGGTGTGCCTCAAGGTTCCATATTAGGTCccctattatttatattatactgcgCAGACGTCATTAAATCGATCCGTCATTGTCATTATCATATGTATGCGGATGATATACAAATTTATATATCGTTTGCACCAAATGAGACCTATGAAGCTATGGATAAGCTAAACGAAGATCTAAGCAACATAGCCAAATGGTCAGAGTCTCACTGCTTGGTGTTAAATCCAACTAAAACCAAATATCTCATCCTTGGAAcaaaaattcaaatacaaaaaaTTTCTGGTAAAAGGCCTACCGTAAAAATACAAGGCGAAGACATTGAACGCGTTACTGAGGCACGTAATCTTGGTGTGATAATGGACGAAAATCTCCGATTTGAAAAGCATGTACTTAACACAGTAAGAAACTGCTTTTACCGTCTCAAGGTCTTGTATCGAATAAGACCTTTTATTAAAACAGATGTGCGCATTCAACTATGTGAATCTTTAGTTTTATCTAAGCTGAACTACGCAGACATTGTCATCGGTCCACGATTACTAGCTCGCACTAAGAATCTTATCCAAAGGGTACAAAATGCTTGCGCTCGTTACTGTTTTCAAATACCACCCCGTACTCACGTCACGCCATTCTTAAATAATGCTGGAGTTATGAAAATGGAGTACCGGAGACAGTTACACTTTGCCGTTTTATTATTTGGGGTTATAAAATACAAAGTTCCTCAGTATCTATACCATAAACTGCAGTGGGCAAGTGATATTCATACCACTCACCATACCAGGGCAGCTGCATATTTAATCCTTATGCCGCGTCATGCATCTGCGGCTTTCAGaggtagttttaagtataatgcAACGAAATGTTGGAATAACCTTCCTCCACCTTATAGAAACCTTCAGACTTCTggcgcttttaaagtaaaattcaaaaaacatcttttaaatattcaaaagttacagatttagtcaaaatttatttatcttaccaaactttactttctcatccactccttgcgagctattttattttattttattttttctttattatacttacaaaaaaaaaaaaaaactatcgtacaattttcctattcttacaatttacaacatctatttcaatgtattatttcttatttcttcttttatatcactttaaatttaaaaactgtaaacactttattttattttatttatccatttactcgccaactttatatattctatgccactgacgtttaggtaatatttaaaaggcggtcactgaaaatcagcgttggggcatctggtacctcagatatttgctctagaggtttgtgtctgaggggcccgacgtctcaacacaagctgagtggcctacctgttcgaggtgttgcactgctgtacaggacgatattgcctacaccatgtaccacctatatacctcgaataaacattattctattctattctattctaaaaaacccacaaacaaagtggagtacacaaattcaACGATATAGTAAGGGAAAATTGATTCCACACACAGACGGATAGCGGAATGATCTTACTTATTGAGGCTTCCGTTGTATCGACATCTCGATGCACTTACCTGGTGCAGTTGTTAGAGTTAGCAAAGCAGTTGTACACGGCGAGAGCTTCGCGCACTGGCATAGAGAGCTTCCCTGGCGGCGCATAGACGCGCACCTCTCGCATACTGACGAAGACGAAGGCCTTCAGGAGTGGCGCATAGGGCAGGTCCCTCCCGCGCACGTTGAGGAGCCAGGCCACCTCGTCTAATGCAGTCACCACCATGGCTTCAACACCAATTATTCGGAGCTCATTGCGGACAAGGTCAACTTTTTGACGCCATGTCATACCTGTTTGATTAATAGTAGTAGCATtagaaaagctgtgatagcctagttaggGACGTCCTAATACCTTCTAAACGGAGgccgagggttcgatcccgggcacgcacctctaacttttcagagttcgttttaagtaattaaatatcacttgctttaacggtgaaggaaaacatcctgagagaacctgcaagcctgagagctttccaaaatgttctcaaaggtgtgtgaagtctaccaatccgcacatggtcagcgtagtagactatggccaaacccttctccgagaggagactcgtgctctgcagtgactagtgagccggcgatgggttggtcaccgtagttgatcatgatgaataaatttcatgattgaaAATATAGGTATGTTAAATTCTGCGCATACAGCGTCACAAATATGCCTCCAGCATAAAGGTACACTTACCTGTATACGAGGAATTGTGCAACTTAGCCACGACTCTATTGACTTCCGGTCTTCGTTTCTCCGGGTCGAGTTCCTCATTCCACAGATGGTCGAGAAGGGTCGGAATGGCGAAAAGCTGCATACCCTCCCGTTGCAGGATGTTATACAACGCCTCCCATTTGTTGTTATTGGTGTGCCGAGCGTCAGCGCCGATGCGAGCGCTACGCGGCGCGTACTTCTGTTTGGGTCAAATAATATGACATGGTCTTTTAATTTCATATTGGTTGACTAGATACAGTTTAGGTGTACTTAGccgaaaaaataataaacagtcCCAACCAGTAAAGAGTCGCGAATCTTGACCATCGGCCAACGTGTTCAAAATGTTCACTATGACTTCTAATTCTGGAAGCATACAGCTGCCTAACTGTGATGATGTGTGAATGTGtgtgtattatacctacctacttaccatgaTGTattctgagtttgttgtgggctcttctcagacctgggcgcgttgggaaccctcgtagctttagtttttaagttcgcgtaaaaattatcaccactataatgtCATCTTACAAGTGCAACAACTGACAttcaaaagtgtaatttattacatattttgaataaaccatttgatttgatttgatttattcaGCGATGCTCGGTCGGATTGAGATTGTCTGCGTCGATCACGTACCATGCTCACGGTGCAGCGCATCGCTTTCATCCGCCGACACCTATGGTTCCAGACCACTACAATGCCGTCTGCCAGGACCACATCAGTGCCAGAGCCGTTCCAACCAGTAAAGAGTCTCGACCCTTTCTTCCAACTACTAGGCTACTATAACTTAATGCTCTAATTCAAAAAGCATGCATGTAAGTACGTGCAATTAATGGATAGATGTGCGTACAATGATCCATTCAGCGATGCCGTCGGTCGGACTGAGGTTGTCGACGTCGACCACGTGCCATGCGCACGAGAGCACGGCGCGCGCACGCCGCGCCTCGCCGGGCGGCACCCAGACCACCGCGTCGCCGTCCGCCAGCACCACAGCAGTGCCGGGGCCGTCCCAACCGCTGAAGTATTCTAATCTGCGTTCATCCGCTGATGGCTCTTCACTCTGTTGTAACGAAAATTTTGGTTAGCATTAAAAATTAACTCTATTAAATGAAATTGGGTTGATACacgttaaatatttttaaataaaatttaagtaaataagtagatGATAAATAATATGCCAACGGTGCGTGACTACTACAGATTTGCAACGATACTTAATAATTCTCGGCAGTTCGAAACTATCGCTACCTCTAccttaaattgaaaaaaatacgcTGCATAGTAGAACAAAAGTTAGTACGTAGTAGGGTATCGTGGCTTGGTAGTAGCCCGTAGCACTGGTATAATTGCTGCAACGCACTCGCAGACTTGCGACGGCAAAACGGAGGCTTTCTTGTCGTAGTTTTAGGCTCTTACCAAATGCTCATCGGTGTAGAATATAATGAAAGCGTCCAAGACATTCTTCTGCACGTAGCTGCTGTCTCTCATAGCGCTGCGCAGTCTTCCCAGCGGCGTGATAGTACTGGTGGCTTCCGCGCAGACTTGTGGCGGAACTGTCGGCAATTCGGGACTGTAGGCCATCGTAGCGGGCGTCGATGTTGTTTGTGGTGCCGCAGTTGAGGTGGTGGTTGTCATACGGACGGCGGAACATACTAGAATGgaccaaaaataaataactttgttAATCCATATCAATAGTGTCTCTATTTGTCTGCCTTTTATCTCGGCTCAACGGAAATggacccaactcttcaaccctgatgctgtaaggaattgcatttcTAAATCGTGGCGATTTAAAAACTGGCCTACTAAGTCGGTTAGAAAAAGGAACGACTAAACCGCCACGATGCCGCTTGCTTCCAAATCCTACTaacaaagagttttcacgggatttttaaaaaccaaaatccacgcagacga is a genomic window of Maniola hyperantus chromosome 12, iAphHyp1.2, whole genome shotgun sequence containing:
- the LOC117987226 gene encoding xaa-Pro aminopeptidase 1-like isoform X3, which produces MKTEKICNMHILIVAYLASSLIFEVCSAVRMTTTTSTAAPQTTSTPATMAYSPELPTVPPQVCAEATSTITPLGRLRSAMRDSSYVQKNVLDAFIIFYTDEHLSEEPSADERRLEYFSGWDGPGTAVVLADGDAVVWVPPGEARRARAVLSCAWHVVDVDNLSPTDGIAEWIIKYAPRSARIGADARHTNNNKWEALYNILQREGMQLFAIPTLLDHLWNEELDPEKRRPEVNRVVAKLHNSSYTGMTWRQKVDLVRNELRIIGVEAMVVTALDEVAWLLNVRGRDLPYAPLLKAFVFVSMREVRVYAPPGKLSMPVREALAVYNCFANSNNCTRVKDYSEIYSDLRKATESKILIPQEGTFQRGASAAIAQIIPVTKRKFQTSPILYLKAQKNQAEIMGMHKAHLRDAVAMCTVLSYMEVVGKSGLNEISVATKVDITRGTQAGYVGLSMQTRVAFGPSGADPEYRAISASNRRIFPNSTLVIQSGGQYYEGTTAVTRTLHYGIPTREERKAYTTVLRSLAALSMLQTPATLPAAHTDPIARAPLWAFRQDYTQPTGYGMGAALNRKEDPVVIDYKQDINLHPFREGYFITCAFDRQDNFLSWTVDAYFFNNYLLA